A single window of Cytobacillus dafuensis DNA harbors:
- a CDS encoding GTP-binding protein, producing MVKKIPVTVLSGYLGSGKTTLLNHILSNRENKKIAVIVNDMSEVNIDASMIKQGGFSRTDEKLVELQNGCICCTLREDLMIEVERLVQAGNIDYILIESTGISEPIPVAQTFTYVDDSLGINLSEYCRLDTMVTVVDANRFWHDFASGESLLDRKQAMDELDTREVVDLLIDQIEFANVIILNKVDLVDNESVKELISVLQRLNPDAKIIESVHGKVECNEILNTHLFDFEEASQGAGWMKELNEEHTPETEEYGISSFVYRRRKPFHPERWTNWLEDWPVDIVRAKGFFWLATRNDMTGLLSQAGPSIILQGAGEWLAAYPEKEREMILKEDPELLERWDAKFGDRMTELVFIGVEMKREEIESSLDACLLTEEEMQMEWNKLKDPLPPFTASE from the coding sequence ATAGTGAAGAAAATACCAGTTACTGTGCTAAGCGGCTACTTAGGATCGGGGAAAACGACATTATTAAACCATATATTATCGAATCGTGAGAATAAAAAGATTGCTGTAATTGTGAATGATATGAGTGAAGTAAATATCGACGCCTCGATGATCAAGCAAGGAGGCTTTTCACGAACAGATGAGAAATTAGTTGAGCTTCAAAATGGCTGTATATGCTGTACGTTAAGAGAAGACTTAATGATTGAAGTGGAAAGACTTGTTCAAGCAGGGAATATTGACTATATCTTGATTGAATCAACCGGAATTTCAGAGCCAATTCCTGTAGCCCAAACATTTACATATGTAGATGATAGTCTTGGAATAAATTTATCGGAGTATTGTCGTCTTGACACAATGGTAACTGTGGTGGACGCTAATCGATTTTGGCACGATTTTGCATCAGGTGAAAGCCTGCTGGATCGAAAACAAGCAATGGATGAATTAGATACTCGTGAAGTAGTCGACTTACTAATAGATCAAATTGAATTTGCAAATGTAATAATTTTGAACAAGGTTGATTTAGTAGATAACGAAAGTGTAAAGGAACTTATATCGGTTCTGCAAAGGCTAAATCCTGATGCAAAGATTATAGAAAGTGTCCATGGAAAAGTTGAATGTAATGAAATCTTGAATACTCATTTATTTGATTTTGAAGAAGCAAGTCAAGGAGCAGGATGGATGAAGGAATTAAATGAAGAGCATACACCCGAAACGGAGGAGTATGGCATTTCATCCTTTGTCTATCGGAGGAGGAAACCCTTTCATCCGGAGAGATGGACGAACTGGCTAGAAGATTGGCCAGTCGATATTGTTCGTGCAAAAGGCTTCTTTTGGCTAGCAACTCGGAATGATATGACCGGTCTACTATCGCAAGCTGGTCCTTCTATCATCCTGCAAGGTGCAGGTGAATGGCTTGCTGCTTATCCTGAAAAGGAAAGAGAAATGATTCTGAAGGAAGATCCAGAGCTCCTTGAAAGATGGGATGCAAAGTTTGGAGATCGAATGACAGAACTTGTTTTCATTGGGGTTGAGATGAAGCGAGAGGAAATTGAGTCTTCATTAGATGCATGCTTATTAACAGAAGAAGAAATGCAAATGGAATGGAATAAATTGAAAGATCCGCTTCCTCCATTTACGGCATCAGAATAA
- the rpmG gene encoding 50S ribosomal protein L33, giving the protein MRVKITLACTETGDRNYISTKNKRNNPERIELMKYSPRLKKYTLHRETK; this is encoded by the coding sequence ATGAGAGTTAAAATTACGCTAGCTTGTACAGAAACAGGAGATCGAAATTACATTAGCACAAAAAATAAAAGAAATAATCCAGAACGGATTGAGTTAATGAAATACTCACCAAGGTTGAAAAAATATACTCTGCACCGTGAAACAAAATAA